The following are from one region of the Epinephelus fuscoguttatus linkage group LG11, E.fuscoguttatus.final_Chr_v1 genome:
- the xrcc3 gene encoding DNA repair protein XRCC3 isoform X2, which produces MDCDQLELHPRIIAAVRRDLQRLTGLSRSDVQQLLTAAATTCRRHPPTPALLLQRGECGGFKSDLRLSVGCPVLDELLRGGLPAGGITEVSGESGAGKTQLALQLCLSVQYPIEYRGLNSGAVYICTEDSFPNRRLQQLIREQSSLRTDVPPSLISSLQFSDHIYIEHAADLDSLQVCLSRRVPLLLARGLVRLLVVDSVAALFRAEFQAADWLERSKQLITFSSTLHHLSLEFTTPVLCINQVTDVFSSSDDSLGPLSSSVSPALGLVWANQVMVRLMMRRLQGTVARGNQSSALRRLEVVFAPHLARDGRDAAVWREGVRGVQT; this is translated from the exons ATGGACTGCGACCAGCTGGAGCTCCACCCGCGGATCATAGCGGCCGTCCGGAGAG ACCTGCAGAGACTCACCGGCCTGTCACGCTCAGACGTCCAGCAGCTGCTCACCGCCGCCGCCACCACCTGCAGACGTCACCCTCCAACCCCAG ccctcctcctccagcGTGGAGAGTGTGGCGGGTTCAAGTCTGACCTCAGACTCAGTGTCGGGTGTCCCGTACTGGACGAGCTGCTGAGGGGGGGTCTACCTGCGGGCGGCATCACTGAGGTGTCGGGAGAGAGCGGAGCGGGGAAGACTCAGTtggctctgcagctctgtctgtctgtgcagtaCCCGATAGAGTACAGAGGGCTGAACTCAG gagcGGTGTACATCTGCACTGAGGACTCGTTTCCCAACAGACGTCTGCAGCAGCTGATCAGAGAACAGTCCAGTCTGCGCACCGACGTCCCTCCGTCCCTGATCAGCAGCCTCCAGTTCAGTGACCACATCTACATCGAACATGCTGCCGACCTG GACTCGCTGCAGGTGTGTCTGTCCCGCCGTGTCCCCCTGCTGCTGGCTCGCGGTCTGGTCCGCCTCCTGGTGGTGGACTCTGTGGCGGCTCTCTTCAGGGCTGAGTTCCAGgctgctgattggctggagAGGAGCAAACAACTGATCACCTTCTCCTCCACACTGCACCACCTGAGCCTGGAGTTCACCACACCTGTCCTCTGCATCaaccag gtgacggaTGTTTTCAGCAGCTCAGACGACAGTTTGgg CCCTCTGTCCTCCAGCGTGTCCCCAGCTCTGGGTTTGGTCTGGGCCAATCAGGTGATGGTTCGGCTGATGATGCGGCGTCTTCAGGGGACAGTCGCCCGTGGCAACCAGAGCAGTGCCCTCCGCAGGCTGGAGGTGGTGTTTGCTCCTCACCTGGCCCGAGATGGGCGAGACGCCGCTGTGTGGAGAGAGGGGGTCCGAGGAGTTCAGACATGA
- the xrcc3 gene encoding DNA repair protein XRCC3 isoform X1 — protein MDCDQLELHPRIIAAVRRAKLKSVRDVLCVSGPNLQRLTGLSRSDVQQLLTAAATTCRRHPPTPALLLQRGECGGFKSDLRLSVGCPVLDELLRGGLPAGGITEVSGESGAGKTQLALQLCLSVQYPIEYRGLNSGAVYICTEDSFPNRRLQQLIREQSSLRTDVPPSLISSLQFSDHIYIEHAADLDSLQVCLSRRVPLLLARGLVRLLVVDSVAALFRAEFQAADWLERSKQLITFSSTLHHLSLEFTTPVLCINQVTDVFSSSDDSLGPLSSSVSPALGLVWANQVMVRLMMRRLQGTVARGNQSSALRRLEVVFAPHLARDGRDAAVWREGVRGVQT, from the exons ATGGACTGCGACCAGCTGGAGCTCCACCCGCGGATCATAGCGGCCGTCCGGAGAG CTAAACTGAAGTCCGTCAGGGACGTGTTGTGTGTTTCTGGTCCAAACCTGCAGAGACTCACCGGCCTGTCACGCTCAGACGTCCAGCAGCTGCTCACCGCCGCCGCCACCACCTGCAGACGTCACCCTCCAACCCCAG ccctcctcctccagcGTGGAGAGTGTGGCGGGTTCAAGTCTGACCTCAGACTCAGTGTCGGGTGTCCCGTACTGGACGAGCTGCTGAGGGGGGGTCTACCTGCGGGCGGCATCACTGAGGTGTCGGGAGAGAGCGGAGCGGGGAAGACTCAGTtggctctgcagctctgtctgtctgtgcagtaCCCGATAGAGTACAGAGGGCTGAACTCAG gagcGGTGTACATCTGCACTGAGGACTCGTTTCCCAACAGACGTCTGCAGCAGCTGATCAGAGAACAGTCCAGTCTGCGCACCGACGTCCCTCCGTCCCTGATCAGCAGCCTCCAGTTCAGTGACCACATCTACATCGAACATGCTGCCGACCTG GACTCGCTGCAGGTGTGTCTGTCCCGCCGTGTCCCCCTGCTGCTGGCTCGCGGTCTGGTCCGCCTCCTGGTGGTGGACTCTGTGGCGGCTCTCTTCAGGGCTGAGTTCCAGgctgctgattggctggagAGGAGCAAACAACTGATCACCTTCTCCTCCACACTGCACCACCTGAGCCTGGAGTTCACCACACCTGTCCTCTGCATCaaccag gtgacggaTGTTTTCAGCAGCTCAGACGACAGTTTGgg CCCTCTGTCCTCCAGCGTGTCCCCAGCTCTGGGTTTGGTCTGGGCCAATCAGGTGATGGTTCGGCTGATGATGCGGCGTCTTCAGGGGACAGTCGCCCGTGGCAACCAGAGCAGTGCCCTCCGCAGGCTGGAGGTGGTGTTTGCTCCTCACCTGGCCCGAGATGGGCGAGACGCCGCTGTGTGGAGAGAGGGGGTCCGAGGAGTTCAGACATGA
- the serpina10a gene encoding serpin peptidase inhibitor, clade A (alpha-1 antiproteinase, antitrypsin), member 10a, whose translation MTPSLPLSLVGLLFLGLASSETTDPSVDLTNRNADFAARLYRVVSSRTDDNVFLSTFTLSAGLLALLSGTDGSTRDQLLQGLSLTGLDPETLPDLFLGLRTAVQQGSLTMNLKQGMAVLPAQAFEVSHSYLDLVQTKFGGNAQSIAYTVPLEATDTINRWAEGETGDKVQELVTTLDPQTQLLLATAAFHQAGFSPSFNVSSTQDERFYVDKYHVVMVPMMFRSGKYFLAYDSLVKAGVLQLTMTGGAAMLVVLPDEDVDITGVEEEVTGEKIKAWISKLKKTKLEVQLPRFLLERSYSLRDALQTLNIRQVFQDGADISNIGGDKTLKLTQVYHKSVISVDETSDDVTAGSVFSTLPPRLTINRPFIFIIYHETSGSVLSIGRVIDPSKK comes from the exons AtgactccctccctcccactctCATTGGTCGGTCTCCTGTTCCTGGGTTTGGCCTCTTCTGAGACCACTGACCCCTCGGTGGATCTCACCAATAGAAATGCGGACTTCGCCGCCCGGCTGTACCGAGTCGTCTCCAGCCGGACCGACGACAATGTCTTCCTGTCTACATTCACACTGTCCGCCGGACTTTTGGCGTTGCTGAGTGGCACCGATGGGTCGACCCGGGACCAGCTGCTGCAGGGACTCAGCCTGACTGGACTGGACCCTGAGACCCTCCCAG ATCTGTTTCTGGGTCTGAGGACCGCCGTCCAACAGGGGAGCCTCACCATGAACCTAAAGCAGGGCATGGCCGTCTTACCTGCCCAAGCCTTTGAGGTGTCGCACTCGTACCTGGACCTGGTTCAGACGAAGTTTGGAGGGAACGCCCAGAGTATTGCCTACACAGTGCCGCTCGAGGCCACCGACACCATCAACCGCTGGGCTGAGGGGGAGACCGGAGATAAGGTGCAGGAACTGGTGACCACCCTGGACCCACAGACCCAGCTGCTGCTCGCCACCGCTGCTTTCCACCAGG CCGGGTTCAGTCCATCCTTCAACGTGTCCTCCACTCAGGATGAGCGTTTCTACGTGGACAAGTATCACGTTGTCATGGTTCCCATGATGTTCAGGTCTGGTAAGTACTTCCTGGCGTACGACAGCTTGGTGAAGGCTGGTGTGTTGCAGCTGACGATGACAGGCGGGGCGGCCATGTTGGTTGTGCTGCCGGATGAAGACGTAGACATCACGGGGGTGGAAGAAGAGGTTACCGGAGAGAAGATCAAGGCCTGGATCAGCAAGCTCAAGAAGAC gaagttggaGGTGCAGCTTCCTCGCTTCCTGTTGGAGCGTTCCTATTCTCTGCGTGACGCCCTGCAGACTCTTAACATCCGTCAGGTGTTTCAGGATGGCGCTGACATCAGCAACATAGGGGGAGATAAAACACTCAAACTGACACAG gtTTATCATAAATCCGTCATATCCGTTGACGAGACCAGCGATGATGTCACTGCAGGCAGCGTGTTCTCCACTCTTCCTCCTCGACTGACCATCAACAGAcccttcatcttcatcatctacCATGAGACGAGTGGCAGCGTGCTGTCCATTGGCCGAGTCATCGACCCGTCCAAGAAATAA
- the xrcc3 gene encoding DNA repair protein XRCC3 isoform X3, with protein MDCDQLELHPRIIAAVRRAKLKSVRDVLCVSGPNLQRLTGLSRSDVQQLLTAAATTCRRHPPTPALLLQRGECGGFKSDLRLSVGCPVLDELLRGGLPAGGITEVSGESGAGKTQLALQLCLSVQYPIEYRGLNSGAVYICTEDSFPNRRLQQLIREQSSLRTDVPPSLISSLQFSDHIYIEHAADLDSLQVCLSRRVPLLLARGLVRLLVVDSVAALFRAEFQAADWLERSKQLITFSSTLHHLSLEFTTPVLCINQATHTPVLCTNRQHTPVLCTNR; from the exons ATGGACTGCGACCAGCTGGAGCTCCACCCGCGGATCATAGCGGCCGTCCGGAGAG CTAAACTGAAGTCCGTCAGGGACGTGTTGTGTGTTTCTGGTCCAAACCTGCAGAGACTCACCGGCCTGTCACGCTCAGACGTCCAGCAGCTGCTCACCGCCGCCGCCACCACCTGCAGACGTCACCCTCCAACCCCAG ccctcctcctccagcGTGGAGAGTGTGGCGGGTTCAAGTCTGACCTCAGACTCAGTGTCGGGTGTCCCGTACTGGACGAGCTGCTGAGGGGGGGTCTACCTGCGGGCGGCATCACTGAGGTGTCGGGAGAGAGCGGAGCGGGGAAGACTCAGTtggctctgcagctctgtctgtctgtgcagtaCCCGATAGAGTACAGAGGGCTGAACTCAG gagcGGTGTACATCTGCACTGAGGACTCGTTTCCCAACAGACGTCTGCAGCAGCTGATCAGAGAACAGTCCAGTCTGCGCACCGACGTCCCTCCGTCCCTGATCAGCAGCCTCCAGTTCAGTGACCACATCTACATCGAACATGCTGCCGACCTG GACTCGCTGCAGGTGTGTCTGTCCCGCCGTGTCCCCCTGCTGCTGGCTCGCGGTCTGGTCCGCCTCCTGGTGGTGGACTCTGTGGCGGCTCTCTTCAGGGCTGAGTTCCAGgctgctgattggctggagAGGAGCAAACAACTGATCACCTTCTCCTCCACACTGCACCACCTGAGCCTGGAGTTCACCACACCTGTCCTCTGCATCaaccag gcaacacacacacctgtcctcTGTACTAACAGGCAACACACACCTGTCCTCTGTACtaacaggtaa